The Stenotrophomonas maltophilia genome includes a region encoding these proteins:
- a CDS encoding ferredoxin--NADP reductase: MSSAFGAETVLEVRHWTDAYFSFTTTRDSGFRFENGQFVMIGLETEARPLLRAYSIASANWEEHLEFFSIKVQDGPLTSRLQHIKPGDKVLVGKKPTGTLLISDLHPGRNLYLLGTGTGMAPWLSVIKDPETYERFEKVILCHGVRYEKDLAYRDYFEKELREHEFLGEMIGDKLLYYPAVTREPFANQGRLTQLMESGQMQRTLGLPELSPENDRAMICGSPQMLADLRSVLDARGFQVSPRIGQPGHYVFERAFVEK, from the coding sequence ATGTCCTCCGCTTTCGGCGCCGAAACGGTGCTTGAGGTCCGTCACTGGACCGATGCCTACTTCAGTTTCACCACTACCCGCGACAGCGGCTTCCGCTTCGAGAACGGCCAGTTCGTGATGATCGGCCTGGAAACCGAGGCACGGCCGCTGCTGCGCGCCTATTCCATCGCCAGCGCCAACTGGGAAGAGCACCTGGAGTTCTTCAGCATCAAGGTGCAGGACGGCCCGCTGACCTCGCGCCTGCAGCACATCAAGCCGGGCGACAAGGTGCTGGTCGGCAAGAAGCCCACCGGCACCCTGCTGATCAGCGACCTGCACCCGGGCAGGAACCTGTACCTGCTGGGCACGGGCACCGGCATGGCGCCGTGGCTGTCGGTCATCAAGGACCCGGAGACCTACGAGCGCTTCGAGAAGGTGATCCTCTGCCACGGCGTGCGCTACGAGAAGGATCTGGCCTACCGCGATTACTTCGAGAAGGAACTGCGTGAGCACGAGTTCCTGGGAGAGATGATCGGCGACAAGCTGCTGTACTACCCCGCGGTCACCCGCGAGCCGTTCGCCAACCAGGGCCGCCTGACCCAGCTGATGGAAAGCGGCCAGATGCAGCGCACCCTCGGCCTGCCGGAGCTGAGCCCGGAAAACGACCGCGCGATGATCTGCGGCAGCCCGCAGATGCTGGCTGATCTGCGCAGCGTGCTCGATGCCCGCGGCTTCCAGGTCTCGCCGCGCATCGGCCAGCCGGGCCACTACGTGTTCGAGCGCGCGTTCGTCGAGAAATGA
- a CDS encoding glutathione peroxidase has translation MTTAYDFSFRDLDGQPQALAGYRGHPLLLVNVASRCGFTPQYTGLEQLWQEYRERGLVVIGFPCNQFGAQEPGDAAQIRQFCSLDYPVSFPLSEKIEVNGEGADPLWAWLSREKRGLLGSARIKWNFSKFLVDRQGRVAARFAPTTRPEQLRSAIEALL, from the coding sequence ATGACCACTGCCTACGATTTCAGCTTCCGCGACCTCGACGGCCAGCCACAGGCCCTCGCCGGGTACCGGGGTCACCCGCTGTTGCTGGTCAATGTCGCCAGCCGCTGTGGCTTCACCCCGCAGTACACCGGGCTGGAACAGCTGTGGCAGGAGTATCGCGAGCGTGGCCTGGTGGTGATCGGCTTCCCATGCAACCAGTTCGGCGCGCAGGAGCCGGGGGACGCCGCGCAGATCCGCCAGTTCTGTTCGCTGGATTATCCGGTCAGCTTCCCGCTTTCGGAGAAGATCGAGGTCAACGGCGAGGGGGCTGATCCGTTGTGGGCATGGCTGTCACGCGAGAAGCGCGGCCTGCTGGGTAGCGCCCGCATCAAGTGGAATTTCAGCAAGTTCCTGGTCGATCGCCAGGGGCGGGTGGCTGCGCGCTTTGCGCCAACCACCAGGCCGGAACAGCTGCGCAGCGCGATCGAAGCGCTGCTGTGA
- a CDS encoding M3 family metallopeptidase: MTTRLALAVAMSLGLALPAFSAGAATPAASSTAQQANPFFAESPLPLHFPQFDKIKDSDFAPAFDAGMAQQLKEVEAIANNKAKPTFDNTIIALEKSGDVLDRATTVFFSLVGADTNDTRKKLQADYSAKFAAHSDAIALNGKLFARIQALYDTRSQLSLDAEGVRLVEKYYDNYVRAGAKLSDADKAKLKEMNAELANLGTKFSQNVQSEVNASAITVDDVKQLDGLSKEQIAAAAEAAKARGQDGKYVITLLNTTGQPPLTNLANRALRQKIYEASVSRGSRGGEFDNTALVSRIMQLRADKAKLMGFPNFAAYNLTNQTAKTPEAVNAMLGKLAPAAVANAKREAADLQAMIDQEQKAAGKPTFKLEPWDWAFYSEKVRQAKYNFDESQLKPYFEMKNVLENGVFYAAGQEFGLTFKQRTDLPVYHDDVTVYDVFDADGSQLAIFIFDPYARASKRGGAWMNSYVSQSKLTGFKPVVANHLNIPKPPAGQPTLLTWDEVNTTFHEFGHALHGMFSNVKYPYFSGTSVPRDFVEFPSQVNEMWADNPVILKNYAKHYQNGSAMPQALLDKVLAAAKFNQGFATTEYLGAAMLDQRWHQIGADQVPAAKDVMAFERAALEKDGIYYAPVPPRYKTPYFSHIMGGYSAGYYAYIWSEVLDANTQKWFKDNGGLSRKNGDHFRATLLSKGGSVDAMQLFRDFAGHEPQIEPLLEKRGLTGAGN, translated from the coding sequence TTGACCACCCGCCTTGCCCTTGCCGTGGCCATGTCCCTCGGCCTTGCCCTGCCCGCCTTCTCGGCCGGCGCCGCCACCCCGGCCGCCAGCAGCACCGCCCAGCAGGCCAATCCCTTCTTCGCCGAAAGCCCGCTGCCGCTGCACTTCCCGCAGTTCGACAAGATCAAGGACAGCGACTTCGCCCCGGCCTTCGACGCCGGCATGGCGCAGCAGCTGAAGGAAGTGGAGGCCATCGCCAACAACAAGGCCAAGCCGACCTTCGACAACACCATCATCGCCCTGGAAAAGAGCGGTGATGTCCTCGACCGCGCGACCACCGTGTTCTTCAGCCTGGTCGGTGCCGACACCAACGACACCCGCAAGAAGCTGCAGGCCGACTACTCGGCGAAGTTCGCCGCGCACAGCGATGCGATCGCGCTGAACGGCAAGCTGTTCGCCCGCATCCAGGCGCTGTATGACACCCGCAGCCAGCTGAGCCTGGACGCCGAAGGCGTGCGCCTGGTCGAGAAGTACTACGACAACTACGTGCGCGCAGGCGCCAAGCTGTCCGACGCCGACAAGGCCAAGCTGAAGGAGATGAACGCCGAGCTGGCCAACCTGGGTACCAAGTTCAGCCAGAACGTGCAGTCGGAGGTGAACGCTTCGGCGATCACCGTCGACGACGTCAAGCAACTGGACGGCCTGTCCAAGGAGCAGATCGCCGCCGCCGCCGAAGCCGCCAAGGCCCGCGGCCAGGACGGCAAGTACGTGATCACCCTGCTCAACACCACCGGCCAGCCGCCGCTGACCAACCTGGCCAACCGCGCCCTGCGCCAGAAGATCTACGAAGCATCGGTGAGCCGCGGCAGCCGCGGCGGTGAGTTCGACAACACCGCTCTGGTCTCCCGCATCATGCAGCTGCGCGCCGACAAGGCCAAGCTGATGGGCTTCCCGAACTTCGCCGCCTACAACCTGACCAACCAGACCGCCAAGACCCCCGAAGCGGTCAACGCGATGCTGGGCAAGCTGGCCCCGGCCGCGGTGGCCAACGCCAAGCGTGAAGCCGCCGACCTGCAGGCGATGATCGACCAGGAACAGAAGGCCGCTGGCAAGCCGACGTTCAAGCTGGAACCGTGGGACTGGGCCTTCTACAGCGAGAAGGTGCGCCAGGCCAAGTACAACTTCGACGAGTCGCAGCTGAAGCCGTACTTCGAAATGAAGAACGTGCTGGAGAACGGCGTGTTCTACGCCGCGGGCCAGGAATTCGGCCTGACCTTCAAGCAGCGCACCGACCTGCCGGTCTACCACGATGACGTCACCGTCTACGACGTGTTCGACGCCGACGGCAGCCAGCTGGCGATCTTCATCTTCGACCCGTATGCACGCGCCTCCAAGCGCGGTGGCGCGTGGATGAACTCCTACGTCTCGCAGTCCAAGCTGACCGGCTTCAAGCCGGTGGTCGCCAATCACCTGAACATTCCGAAGCCGCCGGCCGGCCAGCCGACCCTGCTGACCTGGGACGAGGTGAACACCACGTTCCACGAGTTCGGCCACGCCCTGCACGGCATGTTCTCCAACGTGAAGTACCCGTACTTCTCGGGCACCTCGGTGCCGCGTGACTTCGTCGAGTTCCCCTCGCAGGTCAACGAGATGTGGGCCGACAACCCGGTCATCCTGAAGAACTACGCCAAGCACTACCAGAATGGTTCGGCGATGCCGCAGGCACTGCTGGACAAGGTGCTGGCGGCAGCCAAGTTCAACCAAGGCTTCGCTACCACCGAGTACCTGGGTGCGGCCATGCTGGACCAGCGCTGGCACCAGATCGGCGCCGACCAGGTGCCGGCCGCCAAGGACGTGATGGCCTTCGAGCGCGCCGCGCTGGAGAAGGACGGCATCTACTACGCGCCGGTGCCGCCGCGCTACAAGACCCCGTACTTCAGCCACATCATGGGCGGCTACTCGGCCGGTTACTACGCCTACATCTGGTCGGAAGTGCTCGACGCCAACACCCAGAAGTGGTTCAAGGACAACGGCGGCCTGAGCCGCAAGAACGGCGACCACTTCCGCGCCACCCTGCTGTCCAAGGGCGGCAGCGTCGACGCGATGCAGCTGTTCCGCGATTTCGCCGGCCACGAGCCGCAGATCGAACCGCTGCTGGAAAAGCGTGGCCTGACCGGCGCCGGCAACTGA
- the cfa gene encoding cyclopropane fatty acyl phospholipid synthase, producing MDTGLQERVAGLLQEAGVRIGGTQPQDIQVHDPRFFARVMAHGSLGLGESYMDGWWDANVLDEFLVHLMQAHLDERVHGWREVADALKARLFNLQVGQGSYEVGRRHYDLGNDLYQAMLGQRLVYSCGYWRNAGDLDAAQEAKLDLVCRKLGLRPGQRVLDIGCGWGEALKFAAERYGVTGVGVTISQEQAGFARELCAGLPIEIRLQDYRELDEPFDAIFSIGMFEHVGDKNYASFFEVARRCLSSRGLLLLHTIGTNISRHRTDPWIARYIFPNSMLPSAVQISKAFEGRFVLEDWHNFGTDYDLTLQAWRRNVEAAWPQLDARYDEHFRRMWRFYLAGSMATFRCRHAQLWQLVLSPEGVPGGYVAPR from the coding sequence GTGGATACAGGGTTGCAGGAGCGGGTCGCCGGCCTGCTGCAGGAAGCCGGGGTCCGCATCGGCGGCACCCAGCCACAGGACATCCAGGTGCATGACCCGCGTTTCTTCGCGCGGGTCATGGCGCACGGCTCGCTCGGCCTCGGCGAGAGCTACATGGACGGTTGGTGGGATGCCAACGTCCTCGATGAATTCCTCGTCCACCTGATGCAGGCACACCTGGATGAACGGGTGCACGGTTGGCGCGAAGTGGCCGATGCGCTGAAGGCGCGCCTGTTCAACCTGCAGGTCGGGCAGGGCAGCTACGAAGTGGGCCGCCGCCACTACGATCTTGGCAACGACCTCTACCAGGCCATGCTCGGCCAACGCCTGGTGTACAGCTGCGGCTACTGGCGCAATGCCGGTGATCTCGATGCCGCGCAGGAGGCCAAGCTGGACCTGGTCTGCCGCAAGCTGGGGCTGCGCCCCGGGCAGCGTGTGCTGGACATCGGCTGTGGCTGGGGTGAAGCCCTGAAGTTCGCAGCAGAGCGCTACGGCGTCACCGGCGTCGGCGTGACCATTTCGCAGGAACAGGCCGGGTTCGCACGCGAACTGTGCGCCGGCCTGCCGATCGAGATCCGCCTGCAGGACTATCGCGAACTGGATGAGCCGTTCGATGCGATCTTCTCGATCGGCATGTTCGAGCATGTCGGCGACAAGAACTACGCCAGTTTCTTCGAGGTGGCCAGGCGCTGCCTGTCTTCGCGCGGGTTGCTGCTGCTGCACACCATCGGCACCAACATCTCGCGGCATCGCACCGATCCGTGGATCGCGCGCTACATCTTCCCCAATTCAATGCTGCCGTCGGCGGTGCAGATCAGCAAGGCGTTCGAAGGGCGCTTCGTGCTGGAGGACTGGCACAACTTCGGCACCGACTACGACCTCACCCTGCAGGCTTGGCGACGCAACGTGGAAGCGGCGTGGCCGCAGCTGGACGCGCGCTACGACGAGCATTTCCGCCGCATGTGGCGGTTCTACCTGGCCGGATCGATGGCCACCTTCCGCTGCCGGCACGCGCAGCTGTGGCAGCTGGTGCTGTCGCCGGAAGGCGTACCGGGTGGGTACGTGGCGCCACGCTGA
- a CDS encoding DUF3298 and DUF4163 domain-containing protein produces MYKHEQGIPMKIGNNRPLHGSVLAGVVGVLLLAGCQRESEQAPATDAAPAAEATAAGETPATEAPLDLRDVIENNEREVVGISYPAGIDRYPGLARALQNYATSARSDLQQALDGLGNDKPTMPYELSLSFEKLLETPQLVVVSADGSRYTGGAHGEPLVARFVWLPAQQQMLSADKLVADAKGWKAISDFVADQLRERVATRLSGEDMDPAQLQESLRNASRMIADGTGPQADNFSQFQPLTNDKGQITALRFVFPPYQVGPYSDGTQTADVPAAVLLPHVAKDYVELFARG; encoded by the coding sequence ATGTACAAACATGAACAGGGGATCCCGATGAAGATTGGAAACAACCGGCCATTGCACGGCAGCGTGCTGGCCGGCGTGGTGGGCGTGCTGTTGCTGGCCGGTTGCCAGCGTGAAAGCGAGCAGGCACCGGCGACCGACGCGGCCCCCGCCGCCGAGGCCACTGCCGCAGGTGAAACGCCGGCCACGGAAGCGCCGCTGGACCTGCGCGACGTGATCGAGAACAACGAGCGCGAAGTGGTGGGCATCAGCTACCCGGCCGGCATCGATCGCTACCCGGGCCTGGCGCGCGCGCTGCAGAACTACGCAACCAGCGCACGCAGCGACCTGCAGCAGGCACTGGACGGGCTCGGCAATGACAAGCCGACCATGCCCTACGAACTGTCGCTGAGCTTCGAAAAGCTGCTGGAAACGCCGCAGCTGGTGGTGGTCAGTGCCGATGGCAGCCGCTATACCGGTGGCGCCCACGGCGAGCCGCTGGTGGCGCGTTTCGTATGGCTGCCGGCGCAGCAGCAGATGCTCAGTGCCGACAAGCTGGTGGCCGATGCCAAGGGCTGGAAGGCGATCAGTGATTTCGTCGCCGACCAGCTGCGCGAACGCGTGGCCACCCGCCTCAGTGGCGAGGACATGGACCCGGCCCAGCTGCAGGAATCGCTGCGTAACGCATCGCGCATGATCGCCGACGGTACTGGCCCCCAGGCCGACAATTTCAGCCAGTTCCAGCCGCTGACCAACGACAAGGGGCAGATCACCGCGCTGCGCTTTGTTTTCCCGCCGTACCAGGTGGGTCCATACTCGGACGGCACCCAGACCGCCGACGTACCGGCGGCGGTGCTGTTGCCGCACGTGGCCAAGGACTACGTGGAGCTGTTCGCACGCGGTTGA
- a CDS encoding GNAT family N-acetyltransferase codes for MASVTPPGLAYEVEHDLANHRFTARVRGQLAVLDYQIKRRRMVITHTEVPEPIAGRGIAGELTRVALRFAREQKYKVVPACSYAEAFLQRHEEYHDLLAG; via the coding sequence ATGGCTTCGGTCACGCCCCCCGGTCTGGCCTATGAGGTCGAACACGACCTGGCCAACCATCGCTTCACCGCCCGTGTGCGCGGACAGCTGGCGGTGCTCGATTACCAGATCAAACGCAGGCGCATGGTCATCACCCACACCGAGGTACCCGAGCCGATTGCCGGCCGTGGCATCGCAGGTGAGCTGACCCGCGTGGCACTGCGCTTTGCCCGCGAGCAGAAGTACAAGGTGGTGCCGGCATGTTCCTACGCCGAGGCCTTCCTGCAGCGGCACGAGGAGTACCACGACCTGCTCGCTGGCTGA
- a CDS encoding rhomboid family intramembrane serine protease, which produces MTPVNLLLIAITALLSWMAFNNRKLADRLILWPPAIDRHRQYDRLVTYGFIHADWSHLIFNMITLFFFGGFIESVMVQLTGSYLTYPAFYIGALLVSILPSYLKNQKNPNYLSLGASGAVSAVLFAFILIKPWSIILVFFIPAPAIVYAAFYVGYSIWMDKRGGDRINHSAHLAGAAFGVIFMLAMQPSIFTHFLRELSNPTFRLGGG; this is translated from the coding sequence ATGACCCCCGTCAATCTGCTGTTGATCGCCATCACCGCCCTCCTGTCGTGGATGGCGTTCAACAACCGCAAGCTGGCCGACCGCCTGATCCTGTGGCCGCCGGCCATCGACCGTCACCGCCAGTACGACCGGCTGGTGACCTATGGCTTCATCCACGCCGACTGGTCGCACCTGATCTTCAACATGATCACCCTGTTCTTCTTCGGGGGATTCATCGAGAGCGTGATGGTGCAGCTGACCGGCAGCTACCTGACCTACCCGGCGTTCTACATCGGTGCGCTGCTGGTCTCGATCCTGCCCAGCTACCTGAAGAACCAGAAGAACCCGAACTACCTCAGCCTGGGCGCGTCCGGAGCGGTGTCGGCGGTGTTGTTCGCCTTCATCCTGATCAAGCCGTGGTCGATCATCCTGGTGTTCTTCATCCCGGCACCGGCCATTGTCTATGCCGCGTTCTACGTGGGCTACAGCATCTGGATGGACAAGCGCGGTGGTGATCGCATCAACCACAGCGCCCACCTGGCGGGCGCGGCGTTCGGTGTGATCTTCATGCTGGCCATGCAGCCGAGCATCTTCACCCACTTCCTGCGCGAGCTTTCCAACCCGACCTTCCGCCTCGGCGGCGGTTGA
- a CDS encoding POT-type proton-dependent oligopeptide transporter, with amino-acid sequence MSHDAVAPIAGQGKMPRQIPYIIGNEACERFSFYGMRNILVQFLITSLLLQEITAEGRAGEAKDIMHSFMIGVYFFPLLGGWLADRFFGKYHTILWFSLVYCAGHLCLALFENSREGFFLGLGLIALGAGGIKPLVASFMGDQFDQSNKHLAKIVFDAFYWIINFGSLFASLLIPLVLKNWGPQWAFGIPGILMFIATFVFWLGRKRYVLVPLPPKDPHSFANVVRTALTTRVAGQGRPGLVIAVLGLVLAVASFGLVGSLGIVICLCLALVSILAGIGGGTWLQLDRARGLHPTEAVEGVRSVLRVLVIFALTTPFFSLFDQKASTWVLQGQQMQMPSWFTASQMQALNPLLVMILIPFNNLVLYPALRRFGFEPTALRRMTAGIAFSGLAWIVVGGIQVVMDGGNAMSIFWQMLPYALLTFGEVLVSATGLEFAYSQAPQAMKGVVMSFWNLTTTIGNLWVLLSNAAVRNDAVTHKIASTGLSEAAFLMFFFAGFAFVAALAFGWYAKRYRMVDNYRSA; translated from the coding sequence ATGAGCCACGACGCAGTTGCCCCCATCGCCGGCCAGGGAAAGATGCCGCGCCAGATCCCGTACATCATCGGCAATGAGGCCTGCGAGCGGTTCAGTTTCTACGGGATGCGCAACATCCTGGTGCAGTTCCTGATCACCTCGCTGCTGCTGCAGGAAATCACTGCGGAAGGCCGTGCCGGTGAAGCCAAGGACATCATGCACAGCTTCATGATCGGCGTGTATTTCTTCCCGCTGCTCGGAGGCTGGCTGGCCGACAGGTTCTTCGGCAAGTACCACACCATTCTCTGGTTCAGCCTGGTCTACTGTGCCGGCCATCTGTGCCTGGCGCTGTTCGAGAACAGCCGCGAGGGCTTCTTCCTCGGCCTGGGCCTGATCGCGCTGGGTGCCGGTGGCATCAAGCCGCTGGTGGCCTCGTTCATGGGCGACCAGTTCGACCAGAGCAACAAGCACCTGGCCAAGATCGTTTTCGACGCCTTCTACTGGATCATCAACTTCGGCTCGCTGTTCGCCTCGCTGCTGATCCCGCTGGTGCTGAAGAACTGGGGCCCGCAGTGGGCGTTCGGCATCCCGGGCATCCTGATGTTCATCGCCACTTTCGTGTTCTGGCTGGGTCGCAAGCGCTACGTGCTGGTACCGCTGCCGCCGAAGGACCCGCATTCGTTCGCCAACGTGGTGCGTACCGCACTGACCACGCGCGTGGCCGGCCAGGGCCGTCCGGGCCTGGTGATCGCCGTGCTCGGCCTGGTGCTGGCAGTGGCCTCGTTCGGCCTGGTTGGCTCGCTGGGCATCGTCATCTGCCTGTGCCTGGCGCTGGTGTCGATCCTGGCCGGTATTGGCGGTGGCACCTGGCTGCAGCTCGATCGCGCCCGTGGCCTGCACCCGACCGAAGCCGTGGAAGGTGTGCGCTCCGTGCTGCGCGTGCTGGTGATCTTCGCGCTGACCACGCCGTTCTTCTCGCTGTTCGACCAGAAGGCCTCGACCTGGGTCCTGCAGGGCCAGCAGATGCAGATGCCGAGCTGGTTCACCGCCTCGCAGATGCAGGCGCTGAATCCGCTGCTGGTGATGATCCTGATTCCGTTCAACAACCTGGTGCTTTACCCGGCCCTGCGCCGCTTCGGCTTCGAGCCGACCGCACTGCGCCGCATGACCGCCGGCATCGCCTTCAGCGGCCTGGCCTGGATCGTGGTCGGCGGCATCCAGGTGGTGATGGATGGTGGCAATGCCATGTCGATTTTCTGGCAGATGCTGCCGTATGCGCTGCTGACCTTCGGTGAGGTGCTGGTCTCGGCCACCGGCCTGGAGTTCGCCTACAGCCAGGCGCCGCAGGCGATGAAGGGCGTGGTGATGAGCTTCTGGAACCTGACCACCACCATCGGCAACCTGTGGGTGCTGCTGTCCAACGCTGCCGTGCGCAACGATGCGGTGACCCACAAGATCGCCAGTACGGGCCTGAGCGAGGCGGCATTCCTGATGTTCTTCTTCGCCGGTTTCGCCTTCGTTGCGGCGTTGGCCTTCGGCTGGTACGCGAAACGCTATCGTATGGTCGACAACTACCGTAGCGCCTGA
- a CDS encoding endonuclease/exonuclease/phosphatase family protein: protein MRPLAHARLLLSCLVLLLALQAQARPQAPAAASGEAEPRQLTVAALELPSRDDAQWKQRREQVAHLLTELQPDVISVQQVLQQRGRNPACWLASRLRYSCDFVTADPPSQPLRHGNAMLTRLPVSEDGVTLLHPPGTFSAAGMMRLKLGQALVNIYVARLRPDPDEATARQHQTSDLMTWIGATAEGMPSLIAGDFSATTVELVRSTPGFQPARRNPGGRPEPPAASGGGASGHGLDVLFQVKHFGGIRQQPILLPADGDLPGLRLGVMATLRLQGDTATAE, encoded by the coding sequence ATGCGCCCCCTCGCCCACGCCCGTCTCCTGCTCAGCTGTCTCGTGCTGCTGCTGGCGTTGCAGGCACAGGCGCGGCCGCAGGCACCGGCCGCCGCCAGCGGTGAGGCCGAGCCCCGGCAGCTGACCGTGGCCGCGCTGGAATTGCCCAGCCGCGATGATGCGCAGTGGAAGCAGCGCCGCGAACAGGTGGCGCACCTGCTCACCGAGCTGCAGCCGGACGTGATCTCCGTACAGCAGGTGCTGCAGCAGCGGGGCCGCAATCCGGCCTGCTGGCTGGCCAGCCGGCTGCGCTACAGCTGCGACTTCGTTACCGCCGATCCGCCCAGCCAGCCGTTGCGGCACGGCAACGCGATGCTGACCCGGCTGCCGGTCAGCGAGGATGGCGTGACCCTGCTGCACCCACCCGGCACCTTCAGCGCCGCCGGCATGATGCGGCTGAAGCTGGGCCAGGCGCTGGTCAACATCTATGTGGCACGGCTGCGCCCGGACCCGGACGAGGCCACTGCCCGCCAGCACCAGACCAGCGACCTGATGACCTGGATCGGCGCCACCGCCGAGGGCATGCCCAGCCTGATCGCAGGTGATTTCTCGGCAACCACCGTCGAGCTCGTGCGCAGTACCCCGGGGTTCCAGCCGGCCCGGCGCAATCCGGGCGGCCGCCCCGAGCCGCCGGCGGCCAGCGGCGGTGGCGCCAGTGGTCATGGCCTGGACGTGCTGTTCCAGGTCAAGCACTTCGGCGGCATCCGCCAGCAGCCGATCCTGCTGCCGGCCGACGGTGACCTGCCGGGCCTGCGTCTGGGCGTAATGGCCACCCTGCGCCTGCAGGGCGATACGGCCACGGCCGAATAG
- a CDS encoding superoxide dismutase, which produces MAYTLPKLSYAYDALEPHIDAATMEIHHTKHHQTYINNVNAALEGTEYADLPVEELVKKLKSLPENLQGPVRNNGGGHANHSLFWTVMAPNAGGNPVGDVAKAIDKDLGGFDKFKDAFTKAALTRFGSGWAWLSVTPDKKVVVESTGNQDSPLMEGNTPILGLDVWEHAYYLKYQNRRPEYIGAFFNVIDWNEVERRYQEAIA; this is translated from the coding sequence ATGGCCTATACCCTGCCCAAGCTGTCCTACGCCTACGACGCGCTGGAACCGCATATCGATGCGGCGACGATGGAAATCCATCACACCAAGCATCACCAGACCTACATCAACAACGTCAACGCGGCGCTGGAAGGCACCGAGTACGCTGACCTGCCGGTCGAAGAACTGGTGAAGAAGCTCAAGTCGCTGCCGGAGAACCTGCAGGGTCCGGTGCGCAACAACGGTGGCGGCCATGCCAACCACTCGCTGTTCTGGACCGTGATGGCACCGAACGCGGGCGGCAACCCGGTGGGCGACGTGGCCAAGGCCATCGACAAGGACCTGGGCGGCTTCGACAAGTTCAAGGACGCCTTCACCAAGGCAGCGCTGACCCGTTTCGGCAGCGGCTGGGCCTGGCTGAGCGTGACTCCGGACAAGAAGGTGGTGGTCGAGAGCACCGGCAACCAGGACAGCCCGCTGATGGAAGGCAACACTCCCATCCTCGGCCTGGACGTGTGGGAACACGCGTACTACCTGAAGTACCAGAACCGCCGCCCGGAGTACATCGGCGCGTTCTTCAACGTCATCGACTGGAACGAAGTCGAGCGCCGTTACCAGGAAGCGATTGCCTGA
- a CDS encoding ribonuclease domain-containing protein, with product MRNPRLLITAIALLLLGLVVNHFMQRPPAPQFAPDLQGATAARAPATATPGKGNGLPAFLPAEALQTIALIQRGGPFPHRQDGSTFGNREQQLPQRPRGYYREYTVDTPGARTRGTRRIVTGGDPPEAWYYTDDHYESFRSFTVPAQGAQ from the coding sequence ATGCGCAACCCCCGGCTGCTGATCACCGCCATCGCCCTGCTGCTGCTCGGCCTGGTCGTCAACCATTTCATGCAGCGCCCGCCGGCGCCGCAGTTCGCGCCGGACCTGCAGGGTGCGACTGCCGCGCGCGCACCGGCCACGGCCACGCCCGGCAAGGGCAACGGTCTGCCCGCCTTCCTGCCCGCCGAAGCCCTGCAGACGATTGCGCTGATCCAGCGCGGCGGGCCGTTCCCGCACCGCCAGGATGGCAGCACCTTCGGTAACCGCGAACAGCAGCTGCCGCAGCGTCCGCGCGGTTACTACCGCGAATACACCGTGGACACCCCCGGCGCGCGCACCCGTGGCACGCGCCGCATCGTCACCGGCGGCGATCCGCCGGAGGCGTGGTACTACACCGACGACCACTACGAATCGTTCCGCAGCTTCACCGTACCGGCCCAAGGAGCGCAGTGA
- a CDS encoding barstar family protein, whose protein sequence is MSHDDFGLGLHDINNAGVYAIDSDDIGALAAAMRDAGLKVIRIDLEGVADKRTLLARLAAQLDFPAGFGGNWDALSDNLRDLQWLPADGYALFLADVDTLRASTQKDFDTLLDVMDEASRDWVGRDVPFWVFLSQSA, encoded by the coding sequence ATGAGCCACGACGATTTCGGCCTCGGCCTGCATGACATCAACAATGCCGGCGTCTACGCCATCGACAGCGACGACATCGGCGCACTGGCCGCAGCGATGCGCGATGCCGGCCTGAAGGTGATCCGCATCGACCTGGAAGGCGTCGCCGACAAACGCACCCTGCTCGCCCGGCTGGCGGCGCAGCTGGATTTCCCGGCTGGCTTCGGCGGCAACTGGGATGCACTGTCGGACAACCTGCGTGATCTGCAATGGCTGCCGGCCGACGGTTACGCGCTGTTCCTGGCCGACGTGGATACGTTGCGCGCCTCCACACAGAAGGATTTCGACACGTTGCTGGACGTGATGGACGAAGCCAGCCGCGACTGGGTCGGCCGCGACGTGCCGTTCTGGGTGTTCCTGTCGCAGAGCGCGTAG